One genomic segment of Mesoterricola silvestris includes these proteins:
- a CDS encoding bacteriohemerythrin, translated as MRIQWGEQFITGHGLVDHQHEALFAAINEFDLALEAGLAPQRMDEMLAFLERYAREHFVTEEFLMVRADYPSLALHKTEHERLLLRVKFIRELRDQDPSLVPPEGLGKFLGDWLTNHILTWDLAVFEYLKEHPVEA; from the coding sequence ATGCGCATCCAGTGGGGCGAACAGTTCATCACGGGACACGGCCTGGTGGACCACCAGCACGAAGCCCTGTTCGCCGCCATCAACGAATTCGACCTGGCCCTGGAGGCCGGCCTGGCCCCCCAGAGGATGGACGAGATGCTGGCCTTCCTGGAACGCTACGCCCGCGAGCACTTCGTCACCGAGGAATTCCTGATGGTGCGCGCCGACTACCCCAGCCTGGCCCTCCACAAGACCGAGCACGAACGCCTGCTGCTGCGCGTTAAATTCATCCGCGAACTGCGCGACCAGGATCCCTCCCTGGTGCCCCCCGAGGGCCTGGGCAAGTTCCTGGGCGACTGGCTCACCAACCACATCCTCACCTGGGACTTGGCGGTGTTTGAGTACCTTAAGGAACATCCGGTGGAAGCTTAG
- a CDS encoding DinB family protein, which yields MSIAQSLLPEFEHEIAGVRRVLERIPVEHLDYRPHPKSMTLGELANHLAVMPGWVAGTLSTTDMDFDDPEIRASMPKPSSTIEGLLKTLDSGKEEAAKALAKASDADFQVIWSGRAGGKVLFSMPRIAVVRGMVLNHAVHHRAQATVYLRMLDVPVPALYGPSADEA from the coding sequence ATGTCCATCGCCCAATCCCTCCTGCCCGAATTCGAACACGAGATCGCCGGGGTGCGCCGCGTGCTGGAGCGCATCCCCGTGGAGCACCTGGATTACCGCCCACATCCCAAATCCATGACCCTGGGGGAACTGGCCAATCACCTGGCCGTCATGCCCGGGTGGGTCGCCGGCACCCTCTCCACCACCGACATGGATTTCGACGACCCCGAAATCCGCGCCTCCATGCCGAAGCCGAGCAGCACCATCGAGGGGCTGCTCAAGACGCTGGATTCCGGGAAGGAGGAGGCGGCCAAGGCCCTCGCCAAGGCCAGCGACGCGGATTTCCAGGTGATCTGGAGCGGCAGGGCCGGCGGGAAGGTGCTCTTTTCCATGCCCCGCATCGCCGTGGTCCGCGGGATGGTCCTGAACCACGCCGTCCATCACCGGGCCCAGGCCACGGTGTACCTCCGCATGCTTGACGTGCCGGTGCCGGCGCTGTACGGCCCCTCCGCGGACGAGGCCTGA
- the tsaA gene encoding tRNA (N6-threonylcarbamoyladenosine(37)-N6)-methyltransferase TrmO, with amino-acid sequence MTPASFTFQPIGTIRSPYRQRIDAPHQPTVESGEPGGATLELDPGLPEETLRDLEGFAYIWLVFALHRSEGWAPTVRPPRGPRVKRGVFATRSPHRPNAIGLSAVELRGVEGRTLLLGDVDLLDGTPVLDIKPYVPYADAFPGARAGWIDAVDAATGLRSVPGLRRPRKAREG; translated from the coding sequence ATGACACCCGCATCCTTCACGTTCCAACCCATCGGCACCATCCGCTCACCTTACCGGCAGCGGATCGATGCGCCACACCAGCCGACCGTCGAATCGGGGGAACCCGGCGGGGCCACCCTGGAGCTGGATCCCGGCCTTCCGGAGGAGACCCTCCGGGACCTGGAGGGTTTCGCCTACATCTGGCTGGTCTTCGCGCTGCACCGCAGCGAGGGCTGGGCGCCCACCGTGCGCCCCCCGCGGGGGCCGCGGGTGAAGCGGGGGGTCTTCGCGACGCGCTCCCCCCACCGCCCCAACGCCATCGGCCTCTCGGCGGTGGAACTGCGGGGGGTGGAGGGGCGCACCCTGCTCCTGGGGGACGTGGATCTCCTGGACGGCACGCCGGTGCTGGACATCAAGCCCTACGTCCCCTACGCGGACGCCTTCCCCGGGGCCCGGGCCGGCTGGATCGACGCGGTGGACGCGGCCACCGGCCTCCGGTCAGTTCCCGGCCTCCGGCGTCCCCGGAAGGCCCGGGAGGGCTGA
- a CDS encoding arylesterase, with amino-acid sequence MRAVAPLATLAALAAPVQAQPTLVFLGDSLTAGLGLDRSQAFPSLIEARLRKAGLAWKVVNAGVSGDTTAGARARLDWIYRSRVEVMFVCVGSNDGLRGLPPAEAERNLRAILDRARREGTRVVLAGAMVPDNYGRAYQEAFGRIFPRLAREYKLPFLPFLLEGVALRPELNQEDGIHPNAEGARRVADSVWKVLEPQLRAAPPASR; translated from the coding sequence ATGCGCGCCGTTGCCCCTCTCGCCACCCTGGCGGCCCTGGCCGCCCCCGTCCAGGCCCAGCCCACCCTGGTCTTCCTCGGGGACAGCCTCACCGCGGGACTGGGCCTGGACCGTTCCCAGGCCTTCCCCAGCCTCATCGAGGCCCGGCTGCGCAAGGCGGGCCTGGCCTGGAAGGTGGTGAACGCCGGCGTGAGCGGGGACACCACCGCCGGCGCCCGGGCCCGCCTGGACTGGATCTACCGGAGCCGGGTGGAGGTCATGTTCGTATGCGTGGGCTCCAACGACGGGCTGCGGGGCCTGCCCCCCGCGGAGGCGGAGCGCAACCTGCGGGCGATCCTGGACCGGGCCCGCAGGGAGGGCACCCGGGTGGTGCTGGCCGGGGCCATGGTGCCGGACAACTACGGCCGGGCCTACCAGGAGGCCTTCGGAAGGATCTTCCCGCGCCTGGCCCGGGAGTACAAGCTTCCCTTCCTCCCCTTCCTCCTGGAGGGGGTGGCCCTGCGTCCGGAGCTCAATCAGGAGGACGGCATCCACCCCAACGCCGAGGGCGCCCGGAGGGTGGCCGACAGCGTGTGGAAGGTGCTGGAGCCCCAGCTCAGGGCCGCGCCCCCAGCCTCCCGGTGA
- a CDS encoding proteasome assembly chaperone 4 family protein codes for MEPITLTASRGRVALRMTCVPMGRDLSVSLSGGDREHIGAVALGLPRPKGDGATTSVLAVLGHREDDLARSIATRLASRLGVAVSVACGIHVDDIRREELPVVLEMSGELADKLASQLER; via the coding sequence ATGGAACCGATCACGCTCACCGCATCCCGGGGACGGGTGGCCCTCCGGATGACCTGCGTGCCCATGGGCCGCGACCTCTCCGTGAGCCTCTCCGGAGGCGACCGGGAACACATCGGGGCCGTGGCCCTGGGCCTCCCGAGGCCCAAGGGCGACGGCGCGACCACCTCCGTGCTGGCCGTGCTGGGACACCGGGAGGACGACCTGGCCCGCAGCATCGCCACCCGCCTCGCCTCGCGCCTGGGCGTTGCCGTGAGCGTCGCCTGCGGCATCCATGTGGACGACATCCGGCGGGAGGAGCTGCCCGTGGTCCTGGAAATGTCCGGCGAACTGGCTGACAAGCTGGCCTCCCAGCTGGAAAGGTAG
- a CDS encoding ABC transporter permease produces MTGFVLRSALRELRNQAGRLLLIALCIATGFAAFFATYGFSGRVLEGIASESRAMLGADLVVTARGALPPGALERVRPLGGTRSLVRDFPTMTSTGPDTDTASRLVEVRCIEAAYPLAGRLAVEPPRGPGEPWGALVDPGLARAWGLRPAAPGMAADQLLAQRRGLRLGDGVVPVQGIVGQDDTRHASAFALGPRIYLGAATAGRLGMLSPRARFSTRLLLNLPPGASPARTAERLRAALPRGLRVQTHEEAATALAQPIRNTNLFIRQLGLLTLLLSCLGAWAILAAYLKGREKDAAILRCLGAPPGAPAAIFAIIAAALVALALLLGLAAGSVAARTLPGLLGDLIPQAIRQGGAPPVPWLETAAAVLMLALVTLPTLARLRQVSPLLLLREGPGTRGRRLLPLACGAGAGALACALVVLNAPNPRVGFATAGGMAALFGVLLGAFRLLLRLYRRGAATLPLPLKLALGQMGSRPALGSLLMSVIGLSVFLVLATRFVKDDLVRPLSSRRGDGKRANVFFVDVQRDQVEALRTLARAASGFEPMEAPMVRARLTAIAGRPVAEGVGEAPAMARREQNLTWRSRLRESETVTQGAFWPDDTLPGAAPREEFSLEEGFARQIGAKLGDELAFDVAGTEVRGRVTSLRHVVWQSFQINFFILAHPSLLRGAPAVWILAAEVDGAPARAALQNETARRFPNISTVDVGEIVERVGKVLDLVGLVTRALSGLMLASALLVLAASLLAGRLDRQRDLALLRTLGASHGTLLASLAWEFLLLGGSAAMSAGVLAWWLARAYSSRVLQLEVAPDPRAALPLVLLAAALTAAVGLAGSYRALQAKPMDVLRGD; encoded by the coding sequence TTGACCGGCTTCGTGCTGCGCAGCGCCCTGCGGGAGCTGCGCAACCAGGCGGGCAGGCTCCTGCTCATCGCCCTGTGCATCGCCACGGGCTTCGCGGCCTTTTTCGCCACCTACGGGTTCTCGGGCCGGGTGCTGGAGGGCATCGCCTCGGAATCCCGGGCCATGCTGGGCGCCGACCTGGTGGTCACCGCCCGGGGCGCCCTGCCCCCCGGGGCCCTGGAGCGGGTCCGGCCCCTGGGGGGAACCCGGAGCCTGGTCCGGGACTTCCCCACCATGACCTCCACCGGGCCGGACACGGACACGGCCTCCCGCCTGGTGGAGGTGCGGTGCATCGAAGCGGCCTATCCGCTGGCTGGCCGGCTGGCGGTGGAGCCCCCCCGGGGACCCGGGGAACCCTGGGGCGCCCTGGTGGACCCGGGCCTCGCCCGGGCCTGGGGCCTGCGCCCCGCCGCCCCCGGGATGGCCGCCGACCAGCTCCTGGCCCAGCGCCGGGGTCTGCGCCTGGGGGATGGGGTCGTTCCCGTCCAGGGCATCGTGGGCCAGGACGACACCCGCCATGCCAGCGCCTTCGCCCTGGGGCCGCGGATCTACCTGGGGGCCGCCACCGCCGGGCGCCTGGGGATGCTCTCGCCCCGGGCCCGCTTTTCCACCCGCCTTCTCCTGAACCTCCCGCCCGGGGCCTCCCCGGCCCGCACCGCGGAGCGCCTGCGGGCCGCCCTGCCCCGGGGCCTGCGGGTCCAGACCCACGAGGAAGCCGCCACGGCCCTGGCCCAGCCCATCCGCAACACCAACCTCTTCATCCGCCAACTGGGCCTCCTGACCCTGCTCCTGTCCTGCCTGGGGGCCTGGGCCATCCTGGCGGCCTACCTCAAGGGGCGGGAGAAGGACGCCGCCATCCTCCGCTGCCTGGGCGCACCCCCCGGGGCGCCGGCGGCCATCTTCGCGATCATCGCCGCGGCCCTGGTGGCCCTGGCCCTCCTCCTGGGCCTGGCCGCGGGCTCCGTGGCGGCCCGGACCCTTCCGGGCCTCCTGGGCGACCTCATCCCCCAGGCCATCCGCCAGGGCGGAGCCCCCCCCGTTCCCTGGCTGGAAACGGCCGCGGCGGTCCTCATGTTGGCCCTGGTGACCCTTCCGACGCTGGCCCGGCTGCGGCAGGTGAGCCCCCTCCTCCTCCTGCGGGAGGGGCCCGGAACACGGGGCCGGCGGCTCCTGCCCCTGGCCTGCGGCGCGGGGGCGGGCGCCCTGGCCTGCGCCCTGGTGGTGCTGAACGCCCCCAACCCCCGGGTGGGCTTCGCCACCGCCGGGGGCATGGCGGCCCTGTTCGGGGTGCTGCTGGGCGCCTTCCGCCTCCTGCTGCGGCTCTACCGCCGGGGCGCCGCCACCCTCCCCCTGCCCCTGAAACTGGCCCTGGGCCAGATGGGATCCCGGCCCGCCCTGGGCTCCCTGCTCATGTCGGTCATCGGCCTCTCCGTCTTCCTGGTACTGGCCACCCGCTTCGTCAAGGACGACCTGGTGCGCCCCCTGTCCAGCCGCCGCGGCGACGGGAAGCGGGCCAATGTCTTCTTCGTGGACGTGCAGCGGGACCAGGTGGAGGCCCTGCGGACCCTGGCCCGCGCCGCCAGCGGCTTCGAGCCCATGGAAGCGCCCATGGTGCGGGCGCGGCTCACCGCCATCGCCGGCCGTCCCGTGGCGGAGGGCGTCGGCGAGGCCCCGGCCATGGCCCGCCGGGAGCAGAACCTCACCTGGCGTTCCCGCCTACGGGAATCCGAAACCGTCACCCAGGGCGCCTTCTGGCCGGACGACACCCTCCCCGGGGCCGCCCCCCGGGAGGAGTTCAGCCTGGAGGAGGGCTTCGCCCGCCAGATCGGCGCGAAGCTGGGGGATGAACTGGCCTTCGACGTGGCGGGCACCGAGGTGCGGGGCCGCGTCACCAGCCTCCGCCACGTGGTGTGGCAGAGCTTCCAGATCAATTTCTTCATCCTGGCGCACCCCTCCCTCCTGCGGGGCGCCCCCGCGGTGTGGATCCTGGCCGCGGAGGTGGACGGCGCCCCCGCCCGGGCCGCGCTGCAAAACGAGACGGCCCGGCGCTTTCCCAATATCAGCACGGTGGATGTGGGCGAGATCGTGGAGCGGGTGGGCAAGGTCCTGGACCTGGTGGGCCTGGTGACCCGGGCCCTTTCGGGGCTCATGCTCGCGTCGGCCCTGCTGGTGTTGGCCGCGAGCCTCCTGGCGGGGCGCCTGGACCGCCAGCGGGATCTGGCCCTGCTGCGCACCCTGGGCGCCAGCCACGGCACGCTCCTGGCGAGCCTGGCCTGGGAATTCCTGCTCCTGGGCGGAAGCGCCGCCATGAGCGCCGGCGTTCTCGCCTGGTGGCTGGCCCGGGCTTACAGCTCCCGGGTGCTGCAATTGGAAGTGGCGCCGGATCCCCGGGCCGCCCTGCCGCTGGTCCTGCTGGCCGCGGCCCTCACCGCCGCGGTGGGATTGGCGGGCAGCTACCGGGCCCTGCAGGCCAAGCCCATGGACGTGCTGCGGGGCGACTGA
- a CDS encoding sigma-54-dependent transcriptional regulator, producing the protein MAKPKILVVDDESAVRFALRDYLEFHGFAVDEASACAEAEARYRKDVYDAVTLDYALPDGNALDLLPRLKAIDAGVPIVLITAQGSIELAVRSIQLGAEQFLVKPVDLAALQVVLERVLENQRNRRKQVATDTREKPLRALDLFLGESPAIRRLEEQATRAASAESPILIQGDTGTGKSELARWLHRHSSRGLEPLLELNCGGFTREFLDTELFGHEKGAFTGAVAAKVGLLEAANRGTVFLDELGDMDLQIQPKLLKALEEKRFRRLGEVHDRKVDFRLIGATHRNLEALVRERLFRADLFYRVSAIQITVPPLSERAEDIPELAQSLLGRITEEWGREPVKLSREALGVLQRHGWPGNIRELRNVLERALLGARTLLIESVDLDFASSPRAGGGAASSRLTLKEMERFHIIQVLKEEGGRVEPAARRLDIPRSTLYQKIKALGL; encoded by the coding sequence ATGGCCAAGCCGAAGATCCTCGTGGTGGACGACGAAAGCGCGGTGCGCTTCGCCCTGCGGGACTACCTGGAATTCCACGGCTTCGCCGTGGACGAGGCCTCGGCCTGCGCGGAGGCCGAGGCCCGGTACCGCAAGGACGTGTACGACGCCGTGACCCTGGACTACGCCCTCCCCGACGGCAACGCCCTGGACCTGCTGCCGCGGCTCAAGGCCATCGACGCCGGCGTGCCCATCGTCCTCATCACCGCCCAGGGCAGCATCGAGCTGGCGGTGCGGTCCATCCAGCTCGGCGCGGAGCAGTTCCTGGTCAAGCCCGTGGACCTGGCCGCGCTGCAGGTGGTGCTGGAGCGGGTCCTGGAGAACCAGCGCAACCGCCGCAAGCAGGTGGCCACCGACACCCGGGAGAAGCCTTTGCGGGCCCTGGACCTCTTCCTGGGGGAAAGCCCGGCCATCCGGAGGCTGGAGGAGCAGGCCACCCGGGCCGCGTCGGCGGAGAGCCCGATCCTCATCCAGGGCGACACCGGCACCGGCAAGAGCGAACTGGCCCGGTGGCTGCACCGCCACAGCTCCCGGGGCCTGGAGCCCCTGCTGGAGCTGAACTGCGGCGGCTTCACCCGGGAGTTCCTGGACACCGAGCTCTTCGGCCACGAGAAGGGCGCGTTCACCGGCGCCGTGGCCGCCAAGGTGGGCCTGCTGGAGGCCGCGAACCGGGGCACCGTGTTCCTGGACGAACTGGGCGACATGGATCTCCAGATCCAGCCCAAGCTCCTGAAGGCCCTGGAGGAGAAGCGCTTCCGCCGCCTGGGGGAGGTGCACGACCGCAAGGTGGACTTCCGCCTCATCGGCGCCACCCACCGGAACCTGGAGGCCCTGGTGCGGGAGCGGCTCTTCCGGGCCGACCTCTTCTACCGGGTCAGCGCCATCCAGATCACCGTGCCGCCCCTGTCGGAGCGGGCCGAGGACATCCCCGAGCTGGCCCAGAGCCTCCTGGGCCGGATCACCGAGGAATGGGGCCGCGAGCCCGTCAAGCTCAGCCGGGAGGCCCTGGGCGTGCTGCAGCGCCACGGCTGGCCCGGCAACATCCGCGAGCTGCGCAACGTCCTGGAGCGGGCCCTGCTGGGGGCCCGCACCCTCCTCATCGAATCCGTGGACCTGGACTTCGCCTCCAGCCCCAGGGCCGGCGGCGGGGCCGCCTCCTCCCGGCTCACCCTGAAGGAGATGGAACGGTTCCACATCATCCAGGTGCTGAAGGAGGAGGGGGGCCGGGTGGAACCGGCGGCCCGCCGCCTGGACATCCCCCGCAGCACCCTCTACCAGAAGATCAAGGCCCTGGGGCTGTGA
- a CDS encoding sensor histidine kinase has translation MDPSDSSPADRADRLRGLGFRDPAEASFLSGLTHELRNAAFGFSAILDAFQARYADREEALRYGQALRMHLEQLTGFVEELGAYGNPGLGSPGPLSLPGVLGEAVATCEPRARDSGRTLRLEWEGPPLQVLGDGTALREAFVALLRWALGQGTAPVVLAAGPSAAGHLDGVQAAGLDPARVFEPFYFRAAGMGRLALPVARRILEAHGGTLSAAPGPGGGLRILFHLPSP, from the coding sequence TTGGACCCGAGCGATTCCAGCCCCGCTGACCGCGCGGATCGCCTCCGCGGGCTGGGGTTCCGCGATCCCGCCGAGGCCTCCTTCCTGTCCGGCCTGACGCATGAGCTGCGCAACGCGGCCTTCGGCTTTTCCGCGATCCTGGACGCCTTCCAGGCGCGGTACGCGGACCGGGAGGAGGCCCTGCGCTACGGCCAGGCCCTGCGCATGCATCTGGAGCAGCTCACCGGCTTCGTGGAGGAGCTGGGCGCCTACGGGAACCCCGGGCTGGGGTCCCCCGGGCCCCTCTCCCTGCCGGGGGTGCTGGGAGAGGCCGTGGCCACCTGCGAACCCCGCGCCCGGGATTCCGGCCGGACCCTGCGGCTGGAATGGGAGGGACCCCCGCTGCAGGTCCTGGGGGACGGGACCGCCCTGAGGGAGGCCTTCGTGGCCCTCCTGCGCTGGGCCCTGGGGCAGGGGACCGCCCCCGTGGTCCTGGCGGCGGGGCCTTCGGCGGCGGGGCACCTGGACGGGGTGCAGGCCGCGGGCCTGGACCCGGCGCGGGTCTTCGAACCCTTCTACTTCCGGGCCGCCGGCATGGGGCGCCTGGCCCTGCCCGTGGCCCGGAGGATCCTGGAGGCCCATGGGGGCACCCTCTCGGCGGCGCCCGGGCCCGGCGGCGGCCTGCGCATCCTCTTCCACCTCCCCAGCCCCTGA
- a CDS encoding methyl-accepting chemotaxis protein — MSEWFGKQVFTIGIIGGGRGGLGLLKFFGGSSVGKVVFVVDPNPSAPAIAEARQRGIRVFHDDEEATRGDLPDFLFDSSGDAELETRIRARLRGTTTMFLNSVTSRMMVEVLAENASQTREDISQVVSTIKDDIASSLDASNSIVSRINSIMSNMQMLALNASIEASKAGVHGRGFTVVADHLGKSVEAVRNLTEEINHVNQNLTQVSHRSDSVLEKLK, encoded by the coding sequence GTGAGCGAATGGTTCGGCAAGCAGGTCTTCACCATCGGGATCATCGGCGGAGGCCGGGGCGGGCTGGGCCTCCTGAAGTTCTTCGGCGGCAGTTCCGTGGGGAAGGTGGTGTTCGTGGTGGACCCGAACCCCTCCGCGCCCGCCATCGCCGAAGCCCGCCAGAGGGGCATCCGCGTCTTCCACGACGACGAGGAGGCCACCCGGGGGGATCTGCCGGACTTCCTTTTCGATTCCAGCGGGGACGCCGAACTGGAGACCCGGATCCGGGCGCGGCTCCGGGGCACGACCACCATGTTCCTGAATTCGGTCACCAGCCGGATGATGGTGGAGGTGCTGGCCGAGAACGCCTCCCAGACCCGCGAGGACATCAGCCAGGTGGTCTCCACCATCAAGGACGACATCGCCTCCAGCCTCGACGCCAGCAACAGCATCGTGAGCCGCATCAACTCCATCATGTCCAACATGCAGATGCTGGCCCTGAACGCGAGCATCGAGGCCTCCAAGGCCGGGGTGCACGGCCGGGGCTTCACGGTGGTGGCCGACCACCTGGGCAAGTCCGTGGAGGCGGTGCGCAACCTCACGGAGGAGATCAACCACGTGAACCAGAACCTCACCCAGGTCTCCCACCGCAGCGACTCCGTGCTGGAGAAGCTGAAGTAG
- a CDS encoding NADPH-dependent FMN reductase: MKIAIMGGSLRKDSLNLRLLGHLARTLAALGPKVRIAAGNDLRIPLYDADAPPPPGAVSLHNLLADSQGLVIVSPEYNAGIPAHLKNALDWVSTMRPSPFQGLPVLLASASPGAFGGARAQMQWRATLANLGAVALPAGITVPLADRNLDADGVPQDPRTAAEVQKVLAAFLDLTGRLGARP; encoded by the coding sequence TTGAAAATAGCGATCATGGGTGGAAGCCTGCGCAAGGATTCCCTCAATCTCCGGCTCCTGGGGCACCTGGCCCGCACCCTCGCGGCCCTGGGCCCCAAGGTGCGCATCGCGGCGGGCAACGACCTGCGCATCCCCCTCTACGACGCCGACGCCCCGCCGCCCCCCGGGGCCGTGTCCCTGCACAACCTGCTGGCGGATTCCCAGGGCCTGGTCATCGTGTCCCCGGAGTACAACGCCGGGATCCCCGCCCACCTCAAGAACGCCCTGGACTGGGTCTCCACCATGCGGCCCTCCCCGTTCCAGGGCCTCCCGGTGCTTCTGGCCTCGGCCTCCCCGGGGGCCTTCGGGGGCGCCAGGGCGCAGATGCAGTGGCGGGCCACCCTGGCCAACCTGGGCGCCGTGGCCCTGCCCGCGGGCATCACGGTGCCCCTGGCGGACCGCAACCTGGACGCCGACGGGGTGCCCCAGGATCCCCGCACCGCCGCGGAGGTGCAGAAGGTCCTGGCGGCGTTCCTGGACCTCACCGGGAGGCTGGGGGCGCGGCCCTGA
- a CDS encoding lipocalin-like domain-containing protein — protein sequence MKAAALLLSALIAAQPFQPARPGRRFQFPADHGSHPAFATEWWYFTGHLWSADGARRYGYQLTFFREALPAGTWRGSPAWRTDQIHLAHAALTDVGRGAFRFDERLNREGIPASAATGRLELRNASWTARMEGASIHLAFSVGDADLDLDLAVPGPPVVFGEDGVVRKGDDPAAASHYVTFPRLATRGSLKGPVTETLHGLSWMDHEFSSSQLSRGQVGWDWAGIQLRDGRSLMMYRLRRADGSQDPWSLVSEVDPAGRLARATRAFRLQGGPWRSPRSGAAYPLPLRLEAFGDTWTLAPLVPGQELATRLGPRITYWEGACRVLDAQGREAGDAYVELTGYAHSMAGRF from the coding sequence GTGAAGGCCGCGGCCCTGCTCCTTTCCGCCCTGATCGCGGCCCAGCCCTTCCAGCCGGCCCGCCCCGGCCGGCGCTTCCAGTTCCCCGCCGACCACGGTTCCCACCCGGCCTTCGCCACGGAGTGGTGGTACTTCACGGGCCACCTGTGGAGCGCCGACGGCGCCAGGCGCTACGGCTACCAGCTCACCTTCTTCCGGGAGGCCCTGCCGGCGGGGACCTGGCGGGGGAGCCCGGCCTGGCGCACCGACCAGATCCACCTGGCCCACGCGGCCCTCACCGACGTGGGCCGGGGCGCCTTCCGCTTCGACGAGCGCCTGAACCGGGAGGGCATCCCCGCCTCCGCGGCCACGGGCCGCCTGGAGCTGCGCAACGCCTCCTGGACGGCGCGCATGGAGGGGGCCTCCATCCACCTGGCCTTCTCCGTGGGGGACGCGGACCTGGACCTGGACCTGGCCGTCCCCGGGCCGCCGGTGGTCTTCGGGGAGGACGGGGTCGTGCGCAAGGGCGACGACCCCGCCGCGGCCAGCCACTACGTCACCTTCCCGCGCCTGGCCACCCGGGGCTCCCTGAAGGGGCCCGTGACCGAGACCCTCCACGGCCTTTCCTGGATGGACCACGAATTCAGCTCCAGCCAGCTCTCCCGGGGGCAGGTGGGCTGGGACTGGGCCGGCATCCAGCTCCGGGACGGCCGGAGCCTCATGATGTACCGCCTGCGCCGCGCCGACGGCTCCCAGGATCCCTGGTCCCTGGTGTCGGAGGTGGACCCCGCGGGCCGCCTCGCCCGGGCCACCCGGGCCTTCCGCCTCCAGGGCGGCCCCTGGCGGAGTCCCCGCTCCGGCGCGGCGTACCCGCTCCCCCTGCGCCTGGAGGCCTTCGGCGACACCTGGACCCTGGCGCCCCTGGTGCCCGGGCAGGAGCTCGCCACCCGCCTGGGCCCGCGCATCACCTACTGGGAAGGCGCCTGCCGCGTGCTGGACGCCCAGGGCCGCGAGGCCGGGGACGCCTACGTGGAGCTCACCGGGTACGCCCATTCCATGGCGGGCCGTTTCTAG
- a CDS encoding ABC transporter ATP-binding protein produces the protein MIELTGLTKTFTAPGGERLTVLEDLHFRLPEGGSLAVQGPSGSGKSTLLAILAGLERPTSGEVRVAGKRIDNLGERDLSAFRARNLGFVFQAFHLLPHFSALQNVCVGAEIAGLAAPLARAREALDRVGLADRMGHLPGQLSGGECQRVAIARAMVARPPILLCDEPTGSLDPRNADHVFELILGLHRDLGTTLVMVTHDPRLAERLGTRLLLERGRMAAPAVEP, from the coding sequence ATGATCGAGCTCACCGGCCTCACCAAGACTTTCACGGCCCCCGGCGGCGAGCGGCTCACCGTGCTGGAGGACCTCCATTTCCGGCTCCCGGAGGGCGGCTCCCTGGCGGTGCAGGGCCCCAGCGGCAGCGGAAAGAGCACCCTGCTGGCCATCCTGGCCGGCCTGGAGCGGCCCACCTCCGGGGAGGTGCGGGTGGCCGGAAAGCGCATCGACAATCTGGGGGAACGGGACCTGTCGGCCTTCCGGGCCCGGAACCTGGGCTTCGTGTTCCAGGCCTTCCACCTCCTTCCCCACTTCTCGGCCCTGCAAAACGTCTGCGTGGGGGCGGAGATCGCGGGCCTGGCCGCCCCCCTGGCCCGGGCCCGGGAGGCCCTGGACCGGGTGGGCCTGGCCGACCGCATGGGCCACCTGCCCGGCCAGCTCAGCGGCGGCGAATGCCAGCGGGTGGCCATCGCCCGGGCCATGGTGGCCCGGCCCCCCATCCTGCTCTGCGACGAGCCCACCGGCTCCCTGGATCCCCGCAACGCCGACCATGTGTTCGAGCTGATCCTGGGGTTGCACCGGGACCTGGGCACGACCCTGGTGATGGTGACCCACGATCCGCGGCTCGCCGAGCGCCTGGGCACCCGCCTCCTCCTGGAGCGGGGGCGCATGGCGGCCCCGGCGGTGGAGCCTTGA